The following proteins come from a genomic window of Malus domestica chromosome 02, GDT2T_hap1:
- the LOC103451341 gene encoding auxin response factor 19-like, with product MKVPTNGLLANSGEAGEQKRINSELWHACAGPLVSLPPVGSLVVYFPQGHSEQVAASMQKETDLIPNYTNLPSKLICMLHNVTLHADTETDEVYAQMTLQPVNKYEKEALLASDMGLKQSRQPAEFFCKTLTASDTSTHGGFSVPRRAAEKILPPLDFSMQPPAQELVAKDLHDSAWTFRHIYRGQPKRHLLTTGWSVFVSNKRLFAGDSVLFIRDEKSQLLLGIRRAHRQQPALSSSVISSDSMHIGILAAAAHAAANNSPFTIFYNPRASPSEFVVPLAKYNKAMYTQVSLGMRFRMMFETEESGVRRYMGTVTGISDLDPVRWKGSQWRNLQVGWDESTAGDRPSRVSIWEIEPVITPFYICPPPFFRPKFPKQPGMPDDESDIDNAFRRAMPWLGDEFGMKNSPSSFFPGLSLVQWMNMQQNNQFSAAQSGFFPSMVPPTGLQNNLGTDDPSKLLSFQAPVLSSLGLQSNKSAPQNHASQMQQPNVTWAQQQQLQQLMHNPMNQQQQSNPQQQQLQQLLNSSVNQHQQNHPPQQQLQQLLNSSANQHQQNHPQQQQQLLQTPTNQQLHNFSHQQQQREPQQQQELQNLLQHQQLHQQQPQRHQQQQLSQPNPVNNGSVAPNQVPGQNSQQPVMFSQHQQQQLLTGNTQQAVPSSSKNSFQLPTGQQNSQLQQQQLEPQPSLLQRQQQAAQLQSPPHQLLQQSVSQKVQQQPQVQQSSPQGISEQQLQLQLLQKFQQQQQPQLLSSSSSLLQPQLLQQQLARQQNQQLQQLPMTQHHQQQLSGNGFSTDKLLNNFAAPSMMQSQHMPSIQPQNQHKPLTAIRSHSGLTEGDGPSCSTSPSTNCQMSPSNFLNRNQQGMAMLLGDSVAEPAHNLVQELQSKSDVWVKHEPPSSKGPDHIKYKGTITDQLEASSSGTSYCLDTSTIHQNYALPTFCLDGDVQSNPRSSLPFSANIDGLAPDTLLSREYDSQKDLQNLLSNYGGTPRDIETELSTAAISSQSFGAPNIPFKAGCSSDIPITDAGVLGNGSWANQAQRMRTYTKVQKRGSVGRCIDVNRYKGYDELRQALARMFGIEGQLEEPHRTDWKLVYVDHENEILLVGDDPWEEFVSCVQSIKILSSVEVQQMSLDGDLGNIPVPNQASSGTASGNA from the exons CCGGAGAACAAAAGAGAATTAATTCGGAGTTATGGCATGCTTGTGCTGGGCCATTGGTTTCTTTGCCTCCGGTTGGAAGTCTTGTGGTGTACTTCCCACAAGGCCACAGCGAGCAA GTTGCAGCATCGATGCAAAAGGAGACTGATTTAATACCGAACTACACCAATCTTCCGTCTAAATTGATATGCATGCTTCACAATGTCACATTGCAT GCTGATACCGAAACAGATGAGGTCTACGCACAAATGACTCTCCAACCAGTAAACAAA TATGAGAAGGAAGCATTGCTGGCATCTGACATGGGCCTCAAACAAAGTAGGCAACCTGCTGAGTTTTTCTGCAAAACTCTTACAGCTAGCGACACGAGCACTCATGGTGGATTTTCTGTACCTCGTAGAGCAGCTGAGAAGATCCTCCCACCTCTA GATTTTTCTATGCAACCACCTGCTCAGGAGCTTGTTGCAAAAGATTTGCATGATAGTGCGTGGACATTCAGACATATCTATCGAG GCCAACCAAAACGGCACCTGCTGACTACGGGTTGGAGTGTTTTTGTTAGCAACAAAAGACTCTTTGCTGGAGATTCTGTTCTTTTTATAAG GGATGAAAAATCTCAGCTTCTCTTGGGTATAAGGCGTGCTCATAGACAGCAGCCAGCTCTCTCTTCATCAGTCATTTCCAGTGATAGCATGCATATCGGCATTCTTGCGGCTGCAGCTCATGCTGCTGCAAATAACAGTCCATTTACCATATTTTACAACCCAAG GGCAAGCCCTTCTGAATTTGTAGTACCTctagccaagtacaataaagcgatGTATACCCAAGTTTCACTTGGCATGCGATTCAGAATGATGTTTGAGACTGAGGAGTCAGGAGTACGCAGATACATGGGCACAGTCACTGGCATCAGCGATTTGGATCCTGTTAGATGGAAAGGTTCCCAGTGGCGCAATCTTCAG GTTGGATGGGATGAATCAACAGCTGGTGACCGGCCTAGCCGAGTTTCAATTTGGGAAATTGAGCCTGTTATAACTCCTTTCTACATATGCCCTCCTCCATTTTTCAGACCCAAGTTTCCCAAGCAACCAGGGATGCCAG ATGATGAATCCGACATCGATAATGCTTTCAGGAGAGCCATGCCTTGGCTTGGAGATGAATTTGGCATGAAGAACTCGCCAAGCTCGTTTTTCCCTGGTTTGAGTTTGGTGCAGTGGATGAACATGCAACAAAATAATCAGTTTTCAGCTGCTCAGTCTGGATTTTTCCCATCCATGGTCCCTCCAACCGGCCTGCAAAATAACCTTGGTACTGATGATCCATCCAAGTTATTGAGTTTTCAAGCCCCGGTGCTGTCTTCGCTCGGTCTCCAGTCAAATAAATCAGCTCCACAAAACCATGCTAGTCAAATGCAGCAGCCGAATGTGACATGGGCTCAACAGCAGCAGCTGCAGCAGTTGATGCATAATCCTATGAACCAACAACAGCAAAGTAACCCCCAACAGCAGCAGCTGCAGCAATTATTGAATTCTTCGGTGAACCAACATCAGCAAAATCACCCCCCGCAGCAGCAGCTGCAGCAATTACTGAATTCTTCGGCAAACCAACATCAGCAAAATCACccccagcagcagcagcaattaTTGCAGACTCCAACGAACCAACAGCTCCATAATTTCTCCCATCAGCAGCAGCAGCGGGAGCCCCAACAACAGCAAGAGCTGCAAAACTTGTTGCAGCATCAGCAGCTGCATCAACAGCAACCACAACGGCACCAGCAACAACAATTATCTCAACCGAATCCGGTAAATAATGGTTCTGTTGCTCCTAACCAGGTCCCGGGCCAAAATTCACAACAACCAGTTATGTTCTCCCAACATCAACAGCAGCAATTACTAACAGGGAATACCCAGCAAGCTGTCCCTTCTTCTAGTAAGAATTCATTTCAGTTGCCAACTGGACAACAAAATTCACAGCTCCAGCAGCAGCAACTAGAACCGCAACCAAGCCTCTTACAAAGGCAGCAGCAGGCAGCACAATTGCAATCACCCCCACATCAATTGTTGCAACAGAGTGTGTCACAGAAAGTACAGCAGCAGCCACAAGTACAGCAATCATCTCCGCAGGGCATCTCTGAGCAACAACTCCAATTACAGTTGCTGCAGAAGTTTCAGCAACAGCAGCAGCCACAATTACTCTCCTCGTCAAGCTCACTTTTGCAGCCTCAACTCTTACAGCAGCAGCTGGCCCGCCAACAAAACCAGCAGTTACAACAGTTGCCTATGACTCAGCATCATCAGCAACAGCTAAGTGGCAACGGCTTCTCGACGGACAAACTTCTCAACAACTTTGCAGCTCCTTCGATGATGCAGTCACAACATATGCCTTCCATCCAGCCCCAGAACCAGCACAAGCCACTTACAGCAATCAGAAGCCATTCCGGTCTTACAGAAGGCGATGGTCCATCATGTTCAACTTCCCCTTCTACTAACTGCCAGATGTCCCCATCAAACTTCTTGAACAGGAATCAGCAAGGAATGGCCATGTTGTTGGGGGATTCAGTGGCCGAACCGGCTCATAATTTGGTTCAGGAGCTTCAGAGCAAGTCTGATGTTTGGGTCAAACATGAGCCGCCCAGCTCAAAAGGACCAGACCATATAAAATATAAAGGTACAATCACTGATCAGTTGGAAGCTTCATCATCTGGAACATCGTATTGTCTGGATACTAGCACAATCCATCAGAACTATGCACTTCCCACCTTCTGTTTGGATGGTGATGTTCAATCGAATCCTCGAAGCAGTCTTCCATTTTCCGCTAATATTGATGGATTGGCACCGGACACTTTGTTGTCAAGGGAATATGACTCTCAAAAAGATCTTCAGAACTTACTGTCTAATTATGGTGGGACGCCAAGAGACATTGAGACAGAGTTATCCACTGCTGCAATCAGCTCTCAGTCATTTGGGGCACCAAACATACCTTTCAAAGCTGGGTGCTCAAGTGATATTCCCATAACTGATGCTGGAGTTTTAGGCAACGGATCGTGGGCAAACCAGGCTCAACGTATGAGAACATATACAAAG GTTCAAAAGCGTGGATCTGTGGGAAGATGCATTGATGTCAACCGTTATAAAGGCTATGATGAGCTCCGGCAAGCTCTTGCCCGCATGTTTGGGATTGAAGG